The Phycisphaerales bacterium genome contains a region encoding:
- a CDS encoding metallophosphoesterase: MARAAGRKSKVMMAFGDVHIPHHNPRAVEVFCRAVQRIKPDLIVCLGDLLDCGQFSVHPPTYGVPESDYNEDLKRANALLDRVQRCCTRLVMVEGNHEYRLDRWAAATAEGRGAYSLLAPRIQLSKGRSRFSYVPYGSADGRYPHYPINSRIIAVHGWSHAKAATRAHLQISQGRSVIHGHTHRADAHMTQNIWETGRIVEARSAGCLCKPIPLYGTGRPVEWVNAFIIGYLGRRSDTLYTVPIMHDRCILPDGAEVSA; this comes from the coding sequence ATGGCCAGGGCAGCAGGGCGCAAGTCGAAGGTCATGATGGCCTTCGGCGATGTGCACATTCCGCACCATAATCCTCGCGCCGTCGAGGTCTTCTGCCGCGCCGTTCAGCGCATCAAGCCTGACCTGATCGTCTGTCTTGGCGATCTGCTCGATTGCGGGCAGTTCTCAGTGCATCCACCCACCTATGGCGTACCCGAGAGCGACTACAACGAGGATCTAAAGCGCGCCAACGCATTGCTCGACCGCGTGCAGCGCTGCTGCACGCGCCTCGTCATGGTCGAAGGCAATCACGAGTATCGCCTGGATCGCTGGGCCGCGGCGACCGCTGAAGGGCGAGGAGCCTACTCGCTACTGGCGCCGCGCATTCAGCTCTCCAAGGGCCGATCGCGATTCAGCTACGTGCCGTACGGCTCGGCCGATGGGCGCTACCCGCATTATCCGATCAATTCGCGCATCATCGCTGTGCACGGCTGGTCGCACGCCAAAGCCGCGACACGGGCGCACCTGCAAATCAGTCAGGGAAGGAGTGTGATCCACGGACACACCCATCGCGCTGATGCCCACATGACGCAGAATATCTGGGAAACGGGTCGCATCGTCGAGGCCCGCAGCGCCGGATGCCTGTGCAAGCCCATCCCGCTCTATGGAACCGGCCGACCAGTCGAGTGGGTCAACGCCTTCATCATCGGGTATCTCGGCCGGCGCAGTGACACTCTCT
- a CDS encoding DUF4406 domain-containing protein codes for MDHMNGRPKRLYISGPMTGIPEHNFPAFFAAEERLRQAGYEPLNPARNFDGETDRDRAEYMRADMELLLRCNGLAMLPGWEQSRGAKLEYMIAWELRLPVLDIVTLSEISKPPTPLVQLHTLRLADSEAPTPSILDEAALVTSGERQTDYGHPRDDFTRTAVMWNGLLATKLRQPLVAMDVPLCMIAVKLAREAHRHKRDNLVDIAGYARTGAMVAGDE; via the coding sequence ATGGACCACATGAACGGTCGGCCCAAGCGCCTCTACATCTCGGGCCCGATGACGGGAATACCAGAGCACAACTTCCCGGCGTTCTTCGCGGCCGAGGAACGACTCAGGCAGGCGGGTTACGAGCCGCTCAATCCGGCGCGCAATTTTGACGGCGAGACCGACCGTGACCGGGCCGAGTACATGCGAGCCGACATGGAACTGCTGTTGCGTTGTAACGGCCTGGCGATGCTGCCCGGTTGGGAGCAGTCGCGTGGCGCCAAGCTCGAGTACATGATCGCCTGGGAACTGCGATTGCCGGTTCTCGACATCGTCACCCTGTCTGAGATCAGCAAGCCACCCACACCCTTGGTGCAGTTGCACACGCTCCGGCTTGCCGATTCCGAAGCGCCGACTCCCTCGATCCTCGATGAAGCGGCGCTGGTGACAAGCGGCGAGCGCCAGACCGACTATGGCCACCCTCGTGACGATTTCACACGAACCGCAGTGATGTGGAACGGTCTGCTCGCCACGAAACTCCGTCAGCCACTCGTGGCGATGGATGTGCCCTTGTGCATGATCGCCGTCAAACTGGCTCGTGAGGCCCACCGCCACAAGCGCGACAACCTCGTCGACATCGCCGGCTACGCCCGCACGGGAGCCATGGTCGCAGGAGATGAGTGA